The nucleotide window GGACCCGGGCCTGGCATGCGGAGACCCCCAATGAACGGAGGCCCTCCCAACGGGTTCCCTCGTggcccgcctcctcctggATCTCGGGCAGCTTCGAGACGTGGCTCTTTGGAAGGAAACGACTTGGAGGAATTCTCCCACCTCATGCACTACGACGACATCCCCGAGGGCGGGGAGCCTGGCTATGGCCACGGCCCTGACGGTTCCGATCTGGCGGTACGCGAGCGTGAGTTGGAGCTGCGTCAGCGGGAGCTAGCGatgagagagcgagagatgCGGATGCGATCGAGAGGCCCGCCTCCGGGGCCCAGGAGAGGCCCGCACCCGATGCGCAACAGCGCCCAAGTAtttgacgaagaggacgacgacgatgattACTTCGACCCGCAAACCGGCCCTCCGCCTCCGATGATCGACCCCGACAACTTCGACATGATGAGTGTCACGTCGAGAAAAAACCGGAAAGCGGCACCTCCGCCGACGCGTGCTCAGTACCACAAGAACGAAGTATACGACGCTGGGGGAGCGCCCCCCGCCAGATCCTCTCGATTCCGGCCCAATTTTGGGCGTAACCGATCAAGCCAGATTTCTAGTGTCCCTGGGGCGAACGAAAACATTCTGGACGATCCTCTCTTCTCATATTCATCGAACCGCTATGGTGCTGTCGACCGCAGCACCATGCAGGCGGGCTCGAGGGCAAACTCACTAACTGCTTCGCGGATGGACGATATGCAGTTGGGCGGTGGCCCCATGGCCGCGGGCGCCAACGGAGCCTACCCGCGGCGAGCTAGCCAGTCTCCCGGAAACCCGTACAGTCCTTCGATCCGAGGTGGCAGCGGCCGACCTTCGCCGCCCAACGGCTATCATGGCCCTCCGATGAACGGCCGTCCATCGCCTCCTGACGGCATGCGTCAGCCCGTACCCCGATACCCTCCCGGTCATGGTAACGCAGTCGCGCCGCAGCAGGTTGAGCAACACATCGGGGTGAGCGGTCTTGTTCCTCCACCAAAGCAGAAAAACATGAGAAGTCTGACTGGTAGTGCGAGCGCCAGCGCGGGTAGTGGTGAATCACAGAATGACACCGAGCCCTCAGCCCACAGCAGCCAGAGCAGCCTTGGACAGAGACCGCCCATTGGAGTGCGGTGAACCGTTGTCCGCGAGGCTGCTTCAACTGCTATATTACATCGACGACCGCGTAGCCGGTAACAAGGAACGGCATCGACTCGCCCTGGCTCAGTTGCAGAGCGAAACGAAGACACAAAAACAACGATTGCCGTCCGTTTTTACCCGCCCCAACGGGTCAGGGGGTTATCGTGGCGGATTctgccccccttccccgaTAATAACACACCCTCATGGATCTCACCCTTCGTTCCGCGGCAATACGATAACGACACGAAACACTACACAAGGTTTGGTCTATCCTTTGCGACAAAACACATAGTTAATTAAACGACTTTTTCCTATTTTCGGGTGGACGTCTGTTCAGTACATACATACGGCATCGTGGCGATGAGGAACAGATTCTCGTCGACCTCTGGTAATAGCAGCATCAGCGTGGACAAACTCGATTTTCTCGCTCAGCAAGAGAACCCACTGTTGGGGTTGGAAACTAGACGACCGCGCCATGAGGTGGGTGGCCCGGGTTCGTCAGTGGCACAGGACTACATGTCGGGCTCCAGGGCGTGTGGTTTCCGACGTGCCTTGGGCCGTTTTGGGCGACGCAGGGAAGTTGGATTTGTTCAAAATGGATTCGCTGAGGAATGcctctttccttttcttttgtGTCTGTCCTTTACGACAAATTTTTTTAGGCCGAGGCAGCAGCACGGCTATGTTGAGGGGACTACAAGTAACGATCATAGACAAGGGCCGGAGGAGACTTTGATCCGGCAATACAAAGATGGGCAAGTTTATAGCATGATCGTGGCACGACGATAATGGGCTTATGCTCAGGCCGAAGCCTTTTATCACGCAGGAGATTTTGGCTTTCGATAATTTTAGTATCCTGATGACGAGCGAAGGACCACGAAGGGCGGCAGGTCAAGGGGTGAGGAGAGGGACAGGGATGTAGAAGTTTGAGGGGGCAGGCAAGTAGGCAGCCTCTTTAGGGCGTTCGGTTGAAGTAGAACGCAATGGCAGTCAGACACATGCAAAACCTGGCATTGAGGATCGTCGTGATGTCTTGTTCCCCTGTTAAGATACGTAAGTGTTGCCCCTGTTCAACCGCGAAAGTGTGTGGCTTGGGATGGGCAGCGTTGGGTGAGTGGGTGGCTTGATGTGACATGGGTTCGGTGTGATTTCAGAGCAGCGTCGTGGACCTCCGGCCGGCCGAGGTCTGCGTTGGGCTTGTCGCGGGCTTGATCGGGAGTAAGTGATGAGACAGTGGTACGGTGTTGACCCGGACAACCCAGTATCCAAGCCGCTTTTTTGTGGCTTGGCCAAGCCccggagaaggggaaaaCGCCATCCGACCAAGGCCGAGGGAAGAAGCTGACGGATGAGTGAATTAGTGAGTGAGTGACAGGAGAGTGCAGTTTCGATATTTTGCTAAAGCGGCGTTGTTTCCAGTCGACTTTGACAacccggagaaggaggttCACAAAACCGAGGCGATAGCTCAGAGGTTTTTGTTGTATGGTGTCCTTCCGTTtcctaggtaggtagatagataACCAGGGGTGGTACCTACCTAATCTTATCAGTAATCGCCTGGTGGTGGGGTAGAATTTCGGAGAGAGCGATCGCACAGACCATTGGTATCCCTGCTGGCAGCTGCCAGCAGCCCCCACCTTCATGGCTTTGAGGCACCTGACCGGGCGAATCAGGGTCCGGTGTTGTTGTTTACTTTGACGGTTGCCCGCTCTTTATGAACGAGTACAAACAAACAGGGAGCacagtacagagtacagcCCACAGCACCATCCCATACCACACCCCCCACCTGCATGAATTTGGTAGCAGTTGGGTGTTGTGAACGTTAGCCGAACAAAGTTGGGTTGGCTGTTACCCAGTAGAAACTTACACGAGCAGCCCATCGCATAAGCCTAGTTTTGTGTaacggagagagagagagagagagagagattgaTCTTGGACCTTTGAGAGTAGAGTCGAGGCTCCGCtatcttgttcttcttccgACTGGTATTGCTTCGCTCAACAGGCACGCGACGCTGTTCAGTGAGGCTCTCACCCCCTACCCCTCCCTCTCATGTGCTGGCCTGTTCATGCTCGTTCAGCGCTTAAGCATGTGAGCAAAAGCTCGCAGGGCCTCAGGAAGACTGACTCAGCTTGCCATAGGCCGACATCCACCTCTCTAGAAAGCGAGAGGCTCGCAGGCTCGTGTTTTTCTGACTCCCGAAAGCAAGACTCCGCTCCAGTGGTTTGAGATACGGGGCCTCCTGGGCGGAGCAGGGAGAGCGAGATACGACCAAGCCCAccaacgacgacgtcggccagAGTCAGGCGGACACAGACAGCATTCCTTGGcgagaagacgaggaaaagggggacGAAGATGGCGACGCGAAACATTAACATGACGcacgcgacgaggccgtccatGTCGTCCAGCTCGGGCAACGCGATGAAGACGCGGCAGCTAGTGAGTATTTCCGGAGCCCCGAAAAGGCGAAAAGCGATATGCTCGTCAACACGCACATCTCTGTGGCTAGCGGCCATGAGAATGAAATCCCATAGGACGGGGGGGCGACgcagcagacgacgacgtgcACGGGTGTGAACGGCTTTGCTGACACGTGTGGCAGACGCACCTCCATTCGCAGCTCGCCCAGCTGTCAGCCAACCTCGCCGACACCGAAAACCTGGTACGTATGACGAGCGTGCAGGCTGAAAGCATGCGTGGTCTAGGGGCGTGGCACGGCGGCATGTGAGTGTTCTCTCCGTTCTGGCTCTGGACGGAGGGTGTTGTTTTTGCTAATAACGTGCGTTGACGTGCAGGTTCATGGCTGCGAGCAAGGTCCTCGGGGAGGAGGCTATCAATCGTGACGCAGCAGCGCAGGCGAGAGGCGGTCAGTGATGAGAGGCGGTCGGTGGtgagagggggagggggtagCCGCAGTTCTACAGAACATATCCGAGTAGACGCGGGGTTTGGCGCCTCACTGCCGCCTTGGGAGACCGACTGGTTTGCGCTGGAATAAAGGAGGATGtcgatgaagatgacgagaGACGAAAAGAGTATGGCTTGGGGTGGTTACGGGGTGGCCGTGAAGACGGGGGGATGGACCCCGACCCGGATATGTTGTGAGGAGTCTCGGCGCGGTCCGTTTGGACGACGGTCCATGGTGCCAACGGCCCCAAGGCCGGCACGCCCGACGAATGGATTCCAGTTTATATTGACGTGGACGCTGCCTGTTCCTACATTCGAGCTCAACAATGCGCTGAACTCTCTCCCCAGGCTTGGCTTGCGCAGCCTGGCCGAGTAACTATAAGCGCAGTTCCGATCATTCGCATTGTTTACACACACGTGTACACATATACGTTTGTTCCTGCCGCCGTCATGCTAACAAAGATTCCACGCCGTCTCGGGTGTCGGAAATGGTGTCGGCAACACCAAGTTCCTCGCAAGCCCACATCAGCCGCCTCGCGACTCACGACCGAAGTCGCGCCACTTCCCTTCGTTGATATGAGGTCTCGCCCAAGACCATGACGCAAAAACAGGTTTGCTCTGGAAGCCCACGGCAATCGTCTTGCTCCGGCATTCGTCTAAGGAGCATAATCGCAAGCGGCAAGAAAAGCGCCAGGTCGTGTGAGCTGGGGAAAGCAAGACGAGTAGGATCACCTCATCGAATAGACAAGCAGACGATGCCCCCCCGCGTGGCAGGAGGTAAAGGGAGTCTCTCTCATCTGAAGGACAGCGTTGAATTAGTAAGCCTATATTGACCAAGAAAGCGCTGTCGTAAACCTGACTATCTCATTTCCATCCAAAAACGTCACACACATTCAGCAAAACAACGGCTGCAGACTGGGCCACATGTAAAAGTAAATCAAGGCCAGCAAGAGCCCGACCGAGAGGACGGCAACCTCTTCGGAGCCGAAGTGGTACCCGTACCGCACCtcgtcgagcttcttgttTCCCGGCGACTGGCTCTGCGGCTTGAGGATGCCGTCGAAACCCCTAGCCCACGGCACGCTCAAGCCGCGGTCGTCGAGGATCTGCTCGGCCGTGATCTTGGCGCCCGCCATGACGATGGGGACGCCAGTGCCCGGGTGGGTGCTGGCGCCGACGAAGTAGgcatcctcgaggccctcggcgcggGTCCGCGGGCGGAAGGCGAGGACGTTGAAGATGCCGTGCGTCAGGCCCAGAATGGCGCCCTTGTCGAGGTTGAACTTGTCCTCCCACGTCAGGGGCGTGTTGACGGTCTCGTGGGTGATGAAGTCGCTGAGCGGCGCGCAGCCCGTGCGGGCACTGACGatctcgatgacggcggcgcgggcgcgggcgacgaTGTCTTCCCAGTGCTTCGGGTCGGTCGTCAGGCCGGACTCGCCCTTGGACTCGGCGAGGTggccgacggggacgaggacgatgacggtgtcCTTGCCTTccggggcggccgaggggtCGATCCTGCTGGGCACGTTGACGTAGAAGCTGGGCTGGTCGGGCAGGGAGTGGCGCTTGAAGATGGCGTCAAAGGATTCGCGGtactcctcggcgaggaagatgttGTGGACCGAGAGCTCGGGGATCTTGCGGTCCATGCACCAGTagaaggagatggagctGCAGCTGGCCTCGCGCTTGCGGAGGGACTTTGTGTAGTCGGTGATGGTAGGCGTCTTGGGCAGGAGATTGCCGTAGGCGTAGACCAGgtcggcgttgacgacgacgacgtcggccgaGAGGGATTCGCCCGACTCCAGCTCGACGCCCGTCGCGCGGCGGCCGTCCGTGAGGACGCGGGACACGGGCGTGCTCAGGCGGTACTTGACGCCCATCTTCTCGCCGATGCGCACCAGGGCCGCGACGACCTGGTGGAAGCCGCCCTTGGGGTACCAGATGCCCTCGGCGAACTCGGTGTACTGCAGGAGCGAGTACGTCGCGGGCGCGTCGAAGGGCGACATGCCCATGTACATGACGGCGAAGGTGAAGACCCTCCGCAGCCTCTCGGTCCAGAAATATCTGCTCGCGCGGCTCCAGATGCTCTCCAAGGGGTGCAGGTTCACAACGTGCCTCACAAAGCCGGGCCGGGCCAGGTCGAGGAACTTGCCAAAGTTCCGGTGGAGGACGTCCTTGACAGAGATCTCGTAGTGGGTGTGGGCCTCCCTCAGCCACTTGAGGTAGCGCTCGAAGCCGTCCTTGCCCTCCCAGCGCTCGATCTGAGTCTTcatggcggcgaggtcggacGAGTGCTTGaagagctcgccgtcgtggaACCAGATGTTGTAGTTGGTCTCGCAGCGCAGCagatcgacgccggcgtcggcgagggtggtGTCGAGGTCGCGGAAAGTCTCGTGGAAGAGCTGcggcaggaggaagagcgaCGGCCCCTGGTCGAAGCGGTGGCCGTCCTGGTACATGAGGGAGCAGCGACCGCCCGTGAAATCGTTCTTCtcgaggacggtgacggaGAAGCCGGCCTTTGccaggcgggcggcgagggccacgccgccggcgccggcgccgacgacgatggccgtCTTGGGTTTCTCGCCGAGCTGCGACATGGTGTTGTGTGAAGCGTTGGGGCGAGAGTCTTTATTCTATTAGGATGGTGAAGCCTAGTGTTGTGGGATGCGATATCTAGAAGATGGTGGCCGTGAAGACTACACCCTACAGATGAGATAGACTGCCCAATGAGATTTACACCAAAGAAAACTCAACGTGTGAGACAGGCCTTGGAGCGAAGCAGGATGAGGAAGGGAAGGCGCAGACTGTAGAAGAGCTTCGATTGACATTCATACTTGGATAATTGTCCCGTCATTCCTAACAGGCATGTGAAGAAGGACTGGGACGGGGCGGGATGGCCTTCCAAGTTCCCCTCGTCCCCTCCCTCATCCCCCCTCGCATGCCACCCGGTCCACAAAAGCAAACGGAGCGGCGGGCGGGTGCAAGGGGAGTGAGTTGGCGTGGGAATCGCACGAGGAAGAGCTCCGCATCGGCCGGTTCGGGAGAGTGATGACACCTCGACTCGGAGGAGGCTCAAGGCGGCTGAACATTGGAGGGGAGGAAAGTTTGGGAAGCTTGCGCGGGCAGAGGAGGGCAGAAGTGACCCAAGCTCTCGGGGGGGGGACCAGAGCGTCCCAAGCTTGGCGTGCATGGGCACTCATCGCACAGAGAGCGCTGGTTTTCTATCTCGGCGGTAGACCAACACCGACCGCCGTATTCGCAAATCGTCGATCGCTTGTTTACTCGTGCCATCGGTTTTGCCTCGTTGCGAGAGGTGAAGATTCACGGACTCGGAAATTTGCAGCCCTTGCTTGCTTTTCGCCAATGTTCGTTTGACCGTtgagcgtcgtcgtcgtcgaggggccCATCAGAACCGATACGATGAATCACCATCAGTGGGATCGGACAGACAACCTGGCTCTTGTTATGGATGGATACAAAGCAAACAGTTCATAGAGAGACATTGCATCCCAAGGCCAGAAGGCAAAACGGCATCCCACCCTGTCTCACATTGCCCCTTTCTTACCACGTTTGGCACATGGCCCGGAAggtcttctctcttcttcctaGAGAAAAACAAGTACCTGTAGTGATCTTTTTCGCAGTGCACGTGTAAGTAAGCAGCACAGCGTCCATCCTCCTGGCGCCGGAGGCTGCCAGTTCCTCGAATCCCTGATCCGATCGAATTGTGGATATGGGCTGGCGTATCCGCATGTACATGCAGAATCCCATGTTGGAACACGCATTGTGGTCGTCATAGACTTTCAACCACCCTCGGCCATCGGCCAACCAAGATGCCGGTTACGCCGGCTGGTCGCAAGCCGAGCCACCTGGGGCTCGCCCAAAGTCGCATGTCGCTGCTGCAAAGCTGCTGCACCTCTATCCTCGACAATCCCATCCCAGGGCCATTCAGGGCCACTCACagctaggtacctaggttTTTCAAGGTACCGCATCACCCACCATCCCTGCTTCCTGGCCGAATTGGGAAAGAAGCTCTACTGCTATCTGTGTAAGCGTCCCCCTCATCCCTCTCCAATgtccccttcttccctggACTTGTTGTACCTTGCCAATGGAACTTCTGGAGTTTTCCAACTCCTAAAAGTCCGAGCTCCGAGGAATCCTCAAGACATTGCTTAACTGCCAAAAACCGGTAGCAGGTAAATTGCTAGCCCTCATctagtattttactagtcTCTAACCTATTTAGGAATGCAATTACTACTACTGCTGCTACTTTTGccttattaatactactatagttaATACCCTATGCAAAAATAGCTCTTTTTACAGTAAACCTAATACTATActctaatacttataatatcTAAAATTTAAGCTTTAACTACTAAAGAGTACTAGCTGCGCATATAGCtctattattataataagAGTATTACTCTTTAGTAAAAGGAATAGAGTAATAACTgtatataatttaatattatttGCAATTGCACTAGTAGTTatactttaattataataaagtaaaaagctttaattaagtaatataattacttatttataagtaagatttaatataatagtaatatttaGAAATAGTAGATTCTTAATAATAGAGacttttataattattaatcTACTAGTAAAGACtaatttactactattactaccTTTAAGAGGCTTAGTAAGAATAAAGCTACTTttaatactacttataatagtcttatataaaaattaattattaaatgCATTAAGGAGCTCTCTTCTAGTAATAAtataactttatataaaattGCAGTCTAATTAGCTTATACTAAAAaaattactattaataactaatatatataaaatttcTAGTAAGAAATACATAAGAGTAAATTTAGCCTACTAATTTCTATATAACTCTTCCTTTAAtaactataagtatataaagatATTATTTTTTACTCTATTTAATGCAATAATAATAGAAaaattaatagtattttCTAGACTTATTAGTTATACTTAGTAATATTAAAGAGGTATTTAGAACTActaataataaataatacttataagaTTAGTATGTATTTACTCCCCCTATTTATTTTAATCCCTATACTAATTAAGTAGCTAAGTAAACTACTTCTAAATACTACTTTTCTAAGTAGTTAGccttactattattaatataatattTAATGTATACTTTTACCTTATTTTAGTAGAAATAATTAAATtttatacttaagtactTCTATAgctttattaattattaattataaatagtatacttaacttaagtataattataattaactttaatataaGTTTAAAGTGCGCAATTAAGGAGGTATTTGCAAATATAAATTAGCAACTTtatataacgtacacgcatagcgagtcggccaacatagcgagccggccactccttatcgctagaaaaagccccttttctaactatttattaaaaagtagattcttaactaataaagacctagtttttagcattagataacgataagagttagattttaagaaataatagtattaaaattattatctctttctagcctatattactaagcttacctcttatctaggcctctagataagaggattactaagaacctagggttaggaagagacaataatttctacaatattatttcttaaaatctaactcttatcgttatctaatactaaaaactaggtctttattagttaagaatctactttttaataaatagttagaaaaggggctttttctagcgataaggagtggccggctcgctatgttggccgactcgctatgcgtgtacgttatagtatataataaaaaATATTAATATAAATGCAAAGTTAAAATAGGAGAGCTTGCAGCTCTCTAAAGCTAATAAGGCTACTATTACTAACTTTAAAAGTTAATACAAaagtactacttataaagttaataaaGAGActctctattaataataattataattgCAGTTATCTAATAAGTAGGAGTATtcttataatttatatagtTTAGTAAAAgtatagtaagtatatatttatatattaactattaatatttataaaAAGGTATAGAGATTCTTAAAGTAGTAATTTTTAAATTAGTAAAGTGcattatatttataaattctAAATTTTATACTAATGtctataaatattatttagTACTTCTAAATAATTTATATTTCTTACTTCTATAAATTTATTAACTATAAAATATAAAACTTATGCaactatagtattaaaataatattatCTATAGAAGGAGTATATTATAAGTTAAAATTGTACTTTATTTATTACCTTACTAATTtctatatactttataaaaaaatatataaaatagTAAATTAAAAGataagtaagtatatattgcagtatagtattaagtactactactacctaCTTACTACTAATATTAACTTCCTTTACctactaatatataaaatcttattttaagtacttaatCTCctttataagtaatatactactactaactAAGCCTTTATTAAGTAAAAAAGTCTACCTACTTATACTAGGGCCTTTTTATAGTAATAGGGAATActttactattataatttTTTATTATAACTTTAATTAAGTAACTATAAGTAAATACTACAAATTAAGAATATTAACTCTTACTAGAGACTTAATAagttaaatatatatattttacttataaaaAAATAGTTACTAATGCATTTTTTTATATTGCAGCTTACTCTTATTTACTTTTAATTTTAGACTATTAAGACTAATTTAAATATTATCTACTATTAATAGCTGCAAtagtatatacttattaaatTCTTTAATAATAAGGCTCCTCCTAATATTagtaatacttaataagAGCCCTCTATATAGGAGAaatataatacttttaagaCTACTTTAGAGAGTAGTAGTACTCTAGCTTATAATTAAGTTAGTAGTATTTACTATAGCTAAAGTAGGAGTAtatattaaaattaataattaattttaaGTAATTAGTAAGCTTTATAACTCTATTAAGAGCcttactatagtagtataagtaatatagagtacttaagtttaataataataatagtaagttaaaattaactactagtagtaaACTTATAAAGTTACTCTtttttatacttattaatagtaagaAGTAGCTCTATTAGCCTAATAAGAAAAAAAtctttaatagtagtaattagTAGTTTAGTAaagtatactactactactgcaATTACTATAACTAGAgtaagtactattatagtAGTATATTTTTTTTAATAggtaatataaataatataagtagtataagtagtataagtaatTAGAGTAATTATAGTAGTTAGAGTAATTAGAGTAAATAGAGTAATATTAGTACTTATAAATATCTTTACTTTTgtaaattatataatataataattttTTAAAAAGCTAGCTTAATTAACCTTAGGCGAACTTATTAAAAACTAAGGAGTTTTTAAAAATAATTATTTTGCGCAATTTTTATAAGACTACCTCTATTTGCAGGCTCTTATTAGTTAGTTCAATTAGATGTTAGTAGTAGCAAAATTTCGCTGGAGTTAGTATTCCTAAATAGGTTAGAGACTAGCAAAATACCAGATGAGGGCTGGCAATTTACCTGCTACCCTAAAAACCAGGCGGAGCATCCCTCCGCAAGACATTACTAGTCTGAACTGCCCTTCCCTTGACTCAGCGCAATTCAACCCGCCCTGGGCTGTCGTCCCAACTGTTCTTGCGTGATTCGCAGGTGCCTCACTTCACAGCCAAACGGTGAATGACCGTCCATTGATTGCATCTCCAGCCAGACAATTAAAAAGAGTTCAGTGAAACCGGCAACAAACCCagacacgcacacacacatacacctACACAACACTGCTGCAGCGTGGGGTTGGTTTACTGGGTCACTTCACTTGCGCGCTCACTCTCCAACTTATTCGTCATAATTGCGTTGACACACCTTGTTACCTGGAATCCAGTACCAGGCACATTCTACCTTAGATTCTCACCTCACACGCGCCCTGAAGTGCTTTCTTCGGTGCGACCTCAGCGCCCTGGCAGCAAGACACCGACCAACTTGCCGTCTGGAGCGAGCCTTCCAATACAACAGGAACCgcaacaacaaaaaaagaaaaacaaaaaaagacaTCTCTCACATCCATTCCCCCCTCAACCCTCCTCTTTTGCCCTTTATGAGATTTTGCTCATCGCTGCGAATTCTCCCGGCTCTTCACGAAACAGACCTCTCACGATGGGTTACGACTACGCGCTGGTGTATgttttcccctccccccctcctcttgctGTCTCTCAAACCCGACTGATTTACTAACTCACCCTCACTCACAAGGCATGTCAAGTACACCATCCCTTTGGCGGCCCTGCTCACCGTCCTCTCATACCCCGTCTTCACGCGTCTCGATGTTGTGAGAACCCTCTTCATCGTCACAATCGCTTTTGTGGCCACCATCCCCTGGGACTCCTACCTCATCAGAACCAATATCTGGACCTATCCTCCTGATGCCGTACTGGGGCCGACTCTCGTCGACATCCCTATAGAGGAGctgttcttcttcgtcatccagACCTATATCACCGCCCAGCTCTACATCATCCTCAACAAGCCCGTCCTCCACGCCCAGCACCTCAACTCGCCTGCCACCTTGCCGCAATGGATCAAGGGTGGAAAggtcgtcggccagctcgcgcTCTTCAGCAGCGTCATCTTGGGCGCCTGGCTCATTGCCAAAGAGGGTGAGGGCACCTACTTGGGTCTGATCCTGGTGTGGGCGTGCTCCTTTGCCCTCTTCACCTGGACCATCACCGCGCATTTCATCTTGGCCCTGCCATTGGCATGCACCGCCTTGCCCATCCTCTTGCCCACTGTCTACCTCTGGGTTGTTGACGAGATGGCGTTGGGCCGCGGCACCTGGGCCATTGAAAGCGGTACCAAGCTCGAGCTGAGGCTCTTCGGCAGTCTCGAGATCGAAGAggcttctttcttcctcgtcaccaACATGCTCATTGTCTttggcctcgccgccttTGACAAGGCCGTTGCCGTCTGCGACGCTTTCCCCGACAAGTTCGACAAGCCGGCCGACGCATTGTCCATGTCGCTGCTGCGCGCTCGCGTCTTTCCCTCCTCGAAGTATGACATGCAGCGTATCTTGGGCATCCGCCAAGCCGTGGCCAGGTTGGCCAAGAAGAGCCGAAGCTTCCACCTTGCCAGCTCCGTCTTTCCCGGTCGCCTACGCATTGATCTGACTCTGCTGTAAGTCCCCGACCCTAAAATTGTGTCTatgtgcgtgcgtgcgtgtgtgtacacgtgtgtgtttgtgtgaCTCTTGCTCA belongs to Colletotrichum higginsianum IMI 349063 chromosome 5, whole genome shotgun sequence and includes:
- a CDS encoding Duf1721 domain containing protein, which gives rise to MATRNINMTHATRPSMSSSSGNAMKTRQLTHLHSQLAQLSANLADTENLVRMTSVQAESMRGLGAWHGGMFMAASKVLGEEAINRDAAAQARGGQ
- a CDS encoding Phytoene desaturase: MSQLGEKPKTAIVVGAGAGGVALAARLAKAGFSVTVLEKNDFTGGRCSLMYQDGHRFDQGPSLFLLPQLFHETFRDLDTTLADAGVDLLRCETNYNIWFHDGELFKHSSDLAAMKTQIERWEGKDGFERYLKWLREAHTHYEISVKDVLHRNFGKFLDLARPGFVRHVVNLHPLESIWSRASRYFWTERLRRVFTFAVMYMGMSPFDAPATYSLLQYTEFAEGIWYPKGGFHQVVAALVRIGEKMGVKYRLSTPVSRVLTDGRRATGVELESGESLSADVVVVNADLVYAYGNLLPKTPTITDYTKSLRKREASCSSISFYWCMDRKIPELSVHNIFLAEEYRESFDAIFKRHSLPDQPSFYVNVPSRIDPSAAPEGKDTVIVLVPVGHLAESKGESGLTTDPKHWEDIVARARAAVIEIVSARTGCAPLSDFITHETVNTPLTWEDKFNLDKGAILGLTHGIFNVLAFRPRTRAEGLEDAYFVGASTHPGTGVPIVMAGAKITAEQILDDRGLSVPWARGFDGILKPQSQSPGNKKLDEVRYGYHFGSEEVAVLSVGLLLALIYFYMWPSLQPLFC
- a CDS encoding Terpene synthase — protein: MGYDYALVHVKYTIPLAALLTVLSYPVFTRLDVVRTLFIVTIAFVATIPWDSYLIRTNIWTYPPDAVLGPTLVDIPIEELFFFVIQTYITAQLYIILNKPVLHAQHLNSPATLPQWIKGGKVVGQLALFSSVILGAWLIAKEGEGTYLGLILVWACSFALFTWTITAHFILALPLACTALPILLPTVYLWVVDEMALGRGTWAIESGTKLELRLFGSLEIEEASFFLVTNMLIVFGLAAFDKAVAVCDAFPDKFDKPADALSMSLLRARVFPSSKYDMQRILGIRQAVARLAKKSRSFHLASSVFPGRLRIDLTLLSFVSYSYCRLADDLVDDAESSEEAAAWISKLDRHLSLLYKDPDAVSAPLAAKYAAENFPASALSALDMLPASLLPREPLAELLKGFEMDLSFDSSTFPITDPEDLELYAARVASTVGQACLELVFRHCHHGLPDYMQAYLRNTARQMGLALQFVNIARDVAVDAKIGRVYLPTMWLKEEGLTSEDVLSNPTSEGVEKVRRRILAKAFDHYAEARDSMKWIPSEARGPMVVAVESYMEIGRVLMRNGGAAADGSGRATVPKSRRIWVAWSTLMAS